TCACCTGGCCGTTCTGCGAGAGGGAGGCGTTGACAATTGCGCTGCAAATGTCGAATGCCGCGTTCTCGACCGGACTGTACAGGTCGACAGTCAGCCGAGCAGGGACGAATCCCTCAGGGCAGTGTGGCTCCAGATCGCGAGCGAGCAAGCCACACACGCCTTTTCCGCTCAACCGATTCGGTGCCCATGGACTCACCGCCAGTCGCTCGGCGACGATCTGATCACCTTCTCTGACAAAGAAACTCACCATTGTCTCCGCACCCCTCCTTGTACGGTTTTCGCAAGAAGTGGGACATGTTACAGATTGCTGGACCGGCGCAGGCCGTGAATGCTCAATGCAGCAGCAATCCGCCAAGTACACCTCGACGCTGGCTGGGACAACGTCGCAGTCAATGATGGCGTCCCGTACCACTACGAGCACAGTAGCGCCAACGAGACCTGGAACAGGCATGCGGTGTTGCAACGTGTATCCAGTTTGGCGCCATGGTGGTGCGGAGTGAGACGAGTCTGCAGCGGAATTGAGCGGCGATCCCATGAGAGCTCCGATGTTCTTGTTGTCAGCGCCGCTGCCGGACGCAACGGACCTCAGGTACGGGCCGCCAACTCGAAACCTCTGCTCGGCTTAGTCTGCGCAGCACAACGGGCAGTGCAATCACCGTCGACGACGAGCGTCACCGCCAGGCTCGTCACGGTATCGCCCAGCGCGTGGGTCAGATGGCTTAGGGGCACCGCCCGGTGCGGCCACTGGGGCGCACTCATCTCGCCGTACGTAACGGCACCACCTTAGCCCGCGCTGCGCCACCTGTCCGCTCCGATCCGCGGCCAGCAGCGGATACGACGAAGCTGCGGAGGTTAGGATAGGCAACGACGCAGAACAGCATCCTAGGCGACCGGGGCTGTGGATAATCATGAGGCAGCGCGATCGACGAGTGAAGGAGGCGGGTGTGGCTGGGTTGGGGGAGCACATAACCGCCCTGGTTCGAAGTCATGCCTCAGGAGACGACTCCTCGTTCTACTCGGTTGCGCTGCAGATCGCCGCACGGGAGGCTAGGCGGGGGCATCATGTCCTTGCTGACGACATCAAGAAGGCCGTTGATGCTTCTCGCGGCAATGGCCCTGTGGGCAATGTCACGAAGCTAATCCAGCCTCGCGGTGACCTCGCCGGGCTGGTTGAAGCATCAAATCCTCATGTGGAGCTGCGTGAACTGGTGGTGCAACCAGAACTGGCCGCTGCGATTAAACAAGTGATTGCCGAGCAGCGCCAGCGCGAGAATCTGCTCGCTCATGGCTTTGCGCCCGCCCACCGGCTGCTGCTGGAAGGTCCACCCGGGACCGGAAAGACGATGACGGCGTCTGTAGTGGCCACCGAATTATCCCTGCCGATGTTCACAGTCCGCCTTGATGGCCTGATGAGTAAATTCATGGGCGAGACTGCCAGCAAACTTCGAACGGTGTTCGACGCCGTCGCTCAGCGGCGGGCTGTGTATCTTTTCGACGAGTTCGATGCTCTTGGCGCCGACCGCTCCGGCAACGACGTCGGTGAGGCACGACGTATCCTCAACTCCTTCCTCGTCTTTCTGGAAGAAGCTAGCGCCGAATCGATAGTGATCGCTGCGACCAATCACCGAACGATCCTCGACAAAGCGCTGTTCCGTCGTTTCGATGCCGTGCTCATGTATTCCCTACCCGATTCGAGACAGGCCCAGACCGTGATCCGTGCACGGCTAGGTTCGCTGGCCGCCGGGACGAGTTTGGCGAAACTTGGTGAACTCACCGACGGGCTCAGTCACGCCGACCTCGTTAAAGCAGCGGAGGCGGCGGCTAAGGCAGCCCTCATGCGGGGTGAGGCTAAAGTCGATCGCCAAGACGTCGTCACGGCGTTAGCCGTTCGTCGAACGGCAAGTCTTGGATGAAGGCCAGCGGCAGCTCGATCACCTCTATGTTCCCGAGCATGCTGCAACCCAAGATTTTCACCGTTCTGCTGGTGGTGGTGCCAAGATCCGTCAGGTGGACCGGCGCACCCATGGCCACGCACTTCGGGGCGAGCTCGATGATGCCTTCACTGAACTTGACCGGAAGCGAGAGGTTGTCGAACTAGGAGCCAACGAGCTGCGTGCGCTGGGCACGATCATCGTTCTCGAAGGAGCCGACTCAACTTGTCCACTTAGGCTCGACTCCCTCAATAGCTTCAGCCAGCACACCAAAACTCCGAGGAAACCGCGATGGCTATTGCTGTCTGTACGCGGCGCAACCGAGACCGAGCCTGAACGCGCCACCGTTTGGGTCTCCGATGCCTACCGATCAGCATTTTTGAAGCTTTTCGAGGACTATCTGGACAAAGAAACCGCGAGTGGTAACCCCAAGAACCAGGCGCTGGTCGCCAATATTTCCCGAATTCGCCACGCTGTTCTCGCCGACTTGTGGACTTCCGAAGGTGAGCCCCCGCAGCGCGGAATGTGTTGGTGGGAGATCTGGTTGGACGCCACCACCGAAGGCGAGGGCGCTTTGAGGCAGTTCCTCACCACCTTCGAAATCCGAGCCTTGCGTCGCTCGATCCGGCTACGTGATCGCCTCGTTTTCTGGATCGAAACAACCTGGCAGCAGCTGGAGGTCCTGCCCTTCACCAACGTGCCTGTGGCCGAGATCCGCCGGCCGGAATTCGTCGACACCGTCGAAGATCTGCCCGCCGATGGCCAGGACGAATTCGTTACCGACCTCGCCAGCCGCCTCCGGCCGGCGAGCCTGGAAGCGCCTGCGGTCTGCCACCTCGATACCGGCGTGTTCCGCGAGCACGTGCTGCTGCGTGATTCGCTTGCCCCTGAAGACCACCACTCGATCATTGGTAGCAACGCCAACGATGTGCACCCCAGTGGCCACGGCACCTCAATGGCCGGACTTGCGCTGTTCGGCAACCTGGATCCGCACCTTGTGACCAACGGCTTTGTCGAGCTGAGGCACCGCCTCGAATCAGTCCGGATGACCCCCGAATATGGCGAGTCAGACATCGATCCTCTTGATTACGGTAGTGCCACCGTCGAGGCGGTGACCCTGCCGGAGATCACCAATCCGCGGCGTCGCGTCTACTGCCTGACCCTGAGCGCGACGCCGGACAACCCCGGTGAGCCGACCCTGTGGTCTGCTGCCGTCGACGCTCTCGCTGCTGGCACCGATTCCATCCGCTCTGGCGATCAATTTCAGCTGCTTTCGGCGCCGGACCCAGATTCTGGTCGCCTCATAATCGTCGCGGCAGGCAACGTGGACCGCTACACCGCTGATTACCGCACGGAATCCGACACCTCCGCCATTGAAGACCCGGCCCAGGCGTGGAACGCACTGACGGTCGGTGCCTACACCAACATGGTTGAAACTCCTCAGGACCCGCAGTACAACGGGTGGACCCCGCTAGCTGGCGCGGGTGAATTGTCACCGCATAGCCGCACCTCGGTCATGATTAACCAACGCAAGTGGCCAATTTAGCCCGATATCTGTTTCGAAGGTGGCAACGTCCTCACGGACGGCGTCCAGAGCTTCGAGACAAAACACGCGGTCGTCTCGCTACGCACCACTGGCACCCGCAACGACCTTGCACTGACATCGGCCAACGCCACCAGCGCCGCAACTGCTCAGGCGGCTAGGGTGGCCGCCTTGGCAATGGACCGATACCCGGACTACTGGCCCGAGACCATCCGGGGCCTCATGACGCACTCGGCGGAATGGACCCCCGCGATGGATGCGGAGGTGAAAGCAGATCCATCCAAGGCTGCCCGCCTTCAGTTGCTGCGTCGATACGGGTGGGGCGTCCCGGCTGAAGGCGCCGTCCTGAATTCCTCTCAGCAGGCCGTCACCCTCGTTACTCAGGACCAGTTTCGGCCATTTGCCGGTGGCGATTACCGCATGCGGTGTTTCCGTCTCCACACCCTTCCCTGGCCTACCGACGTTCTTGAGCAGCTCGGCGACGCCGATGTCCGTCTGCGCATCACGCTGTCCTACTTCATTGAGCCGTCCGCTTCGCGGAGAGGCTGGCGGAACCGGTACCTCTATGCATCGCACGGCCTAAGATTCGATCTACAAGGACCGCTCGAAACCCAGCAGGCTTTTGTCTCCAGGGTCAACCGAGAGGCACAAAGCGACGAGGAAGGCACGGCGCGCCCAGGTGGGACTGATGCAGGATTCGGTGACAGGTTCGGTCACGCGGCCTGACTGGCCGGTGGGGTCATGATTACTTCGTATTCGACGGGCGTCAAACGCCCGAGGCCGGTCTGCCGGCGCCGCCGGTGGTAGGTGCGTTCGATCCAGGTGACGATCGCGATGCGCAACTCCTCACGCGTGGACCAGGATCGGCGGTCCAGGACGTTGCGCTGCAAGAGCGCGAAGAAGCTTTCCATCGCGGCGTTGTCACCGGCCGCGCCTACCCTGCCCATCGACCCTGTCATGCCGTGACGAGTCAAGGCGTGCACGAACTTCCGGCTTCGAAATTGCGACCCGCGGTCGCTGTGAAGCACACATCCGGCAACGTCGCCGCGCCGGGCGACAGCATTGTTGAGTGCCCGGACCGCAAGCACCGACTTCATGCGGGAGTCGATGGAATACCCGACGATCCGGTTGGAGAACACGTCCTTCACTGCGCAGATGTAGAGCTTGCCCTCACCGGTCCAATGTTCGGAAATGTCCGATAGCCACAGCTGGTTCGGGGCATCGGCGGTGAAGTTGCGGCGGACCAGGTCCTCGTGCACCGGCGGGCCCGGTCTGCCCTTCCCGCCGCGCTTCTTGCCGAACACGCTCCACCAACCTCGTGCCGAGCAGATCCGCCACGCGGTGCGATCGGCCATCGGCTCGCCCGCGGCCCGAGCCTCGTCAGCGAGAAACCGGTACCCGAACTCCGGATCGTCACGGTGAGCATCGAACAGCGCGTTCGCTCGATACGCCTCGTCGAGTTCGGCAGTCGTAACCGGTTCGGCGAGCCACCGGTAGTAGGGCTGGCGGGCCAGCCCCAACACCCGGCACGTCACCGCGACGGGAATCCCGTCGTCGGCCAGCTCACGGACGAGCGGGTAGGTCATTTTCCCGGCAGATTCGCCTGCGCAAAATAGGCGGCGGCTCGTTTGAGAACCTCGTTCTCCTGCTCCAGCAGCCGAATCCGGCGCCTGGCTTCCCGAAGCTCCGCCGCCTCGCTTGAGGTCATGCCCGGTTTCACACCATCGTCGACATCGGTTTGCCGCATCCATTTCGACAGCGTCATCGGGTGGATCCCGAAATCCGCGGCGACCTGCTCCAACGTCACCCCGTCATCACGGTTGCGAGCCACCCGGACGACATCGTCACGGAACTCGCGGGGATAAGGCTTGGGCACAGCGACATCCTTCCAGCCCACCCGAAGGCAAGCCACATCAGGTGTCACCTACCCCTGCAGCAGCCCCGAATGAGGGCTATCAAAGTGGCCTTCCTGGTAATAGGTGGCCTGCTGGCGTGAAGGGCTCCTACGGTCCAGGGCTCGAAGGGATCAAGAACGCTATCGGCGATGCGACTGGCCACGACGGTGACAAGTCGGATTGGGAGTTGGGGCCTGCGCCGGTGGTGGTCGCGCAGTGAGGAAGTGGTTCCTGACGGTCGGTGTGGCCGGCGTGCTCGTCTTCGGAACGGGCTGCTCCGTAACCCAGTCAACACCCTCGGCGCCCGGGGTGACCGCCACTTCCGCGGGTGCTCCTTCGATGACACAGGTGCAACTCTGCGAGACTCTCGTCAGCTTCTTTCGCGATGAATTGCGCGTCGTTGATGTGTCGTGGAGTTCGTCGAGGGGGCCGGAGGCCGACGTCTCGTCGGGGGGAGTGTGCGTTGTGCTGCTGGGCGAGGACAAGACTGCGGGTTGGCAGGCACGCAGGGTGCCGAACGACCCGGACCCAACCGAAGGTGCCGAGGGTTTCGTGGAGACCACCGAATTCGGTCATTCGGTCTGGATCCAGAGGTACCCGGACGACCCTGTGATGTCCGCGCGCTTCGCGACGCGGGTCGGGGATTGGAATGCCCAGGTAAGGGTTCCGCAGGCCGGGGTGCGGACCACAGACGGCATCTTGGTCCTCGATGGCGAGCGCACCCGCAAGATTGCGGAGTTTCTTGTCGACCTGACACGGAAGCTGTCGACGCTACCCGAATGACCGTGCTGCCGCCCGGTCCGATCTTCCCCCTAACCTCCCCCCGAGCGCCCGAGTTCTCGCCGATCGCGCGCGATCGGCCGGGTGTGCTGCATACTCTGTGCGGGGCAGCGCCGCTGCCCTGTACAACGGCGTCGTACTCCGGCGCCACGGAAACAATCCGGGGGTACATCTCGTGATCGACCTGACCAGGCAAGGCCGTGCCTTGCACCGTATTCGACCGCGCCGTCCGCGGCTGGCCGGGGCTGCTCCGGCGCTGCTGGCGGCGACCCTGATCACCGCGCTGGTGGCGGGGTGCTCGTCCTCGGACGACGGCGCCGACACCGCGTCCGCGCCGGCCACCGGGCCGCTGCCCGATGCCGCGCAGATCGTGCAGGAATCCGCGCGCACGACGCAGACGCTGCAGTCGGTCCACCTGGATCTGGATGTGAACAACATCCCGAACCTGCCGGTGGAGACCGTGTCGGCGGACGTGACCAACCAGCCGCAGGGTGCAGGCCAGGCCATGGGGGAGGCCAAGGTCAGGACCGCGCCGGACGCGCCGTTCGTCGACACGAAGTTCATCGTGGTCGACAAGACGCTCTACACCGCGGTCAACAGCACCAACTACGCGCCGGTCGGCCCGGCCGAGAAGGTCTACGACCCGGGCGTGATCCTGGACAAGGACAAGGGCCTGGCGAACGTGATCGCCCAGGTGCAGAACCCGAAGGCCGAAGGCCGGGAGACCATCGAGGGCACCAACGTCGTCAAGGTCACCGGCACCATCGACGCCTCGGTGATCGACCCGATCGTCCCGCGCGTCGGGGAGAACGCGGGCACGCTGCCGATCACGCTGTGGATCGCCGACGTGCCGCCGCCGTCGACCTCGGCCTCGGTGCTGCCGTCGCAGGCGGCCTCGCCGGGTGACGGCCCGAACCTGGTGCGCGCACTGGTCACCAAGGATCAGGGCACCGTCGAGGTGACCCTGTCGAAGTGGGCGGAGCCGGTCAACGTCGTCAAGCCGCAGGGCTGACGGCGACCGCAGGCACCGCGTCGACCGGTCCGGGAGCGCGAGGGGGGACACGCCCTTCGCGCTGCCGGACCGGCGTCGTCTGACGCGCATCTTCGCGCGGAGAACACATCACCCCAACGCAATTCGCGTGCGTCGGCGCCCCGCCGCCGCGGCCCGTCCCGGCCGCGCCCGGTGGCCCCTGCCCGCCGCGGACCCGCGGACGGCCGACCCGGCCCGCCGCTTAAGAGATTGTTCAGTGAAGTCCAAGGCGCCACCGGAACCATTCGGATTCGACGACAGCGCCGGTAACCCTGATCGGCACTCGACAGACGCCGTTCAGACTCGGAGGAATGAGATGACGACAAGTGACCGCCCGGAGGTCGAGGAGCGGGACTTCCGTCGGCCCCCTGGACCTCCCGGCAGACCGCCTGTCTCGAACGTGTGGGTGTACAACGGCAGAGCCTACGACCTGAGCGACTGGATCGCCAAGCATCCCGGCGGCGAGTTCTTCATCGGCCGCACCAAGAATCGTGACATCACCTCGATCATCGGCTCCTACCACAAGGATCCCGAGCGCATCGAGCGCATGCTCGAACGGTATTCGCTGAACCGCGAGGCACTGCCCGAGGACATCCATCCCAAGAACAACGCGCCCGACTTCCTGTTCAAGGAGGGTTTCGACAGCTGGCGCGACACCCCGAAGTACCGCTTCGACAACAAGGACGACCTGCTGCACAAGGTCAAGGCACGGTTGAAGGATCCCGAGGTGGCCGCCCGCATGAAGCGGATGGACCGGATCTTCGACGCCGTGGTCGTGGTGCTCGCGATCGCCTACTTCGCGGTGCAGGGCGTGCGGTTGGCCGAACCGGCGTGGCTGCCGCTGCCGGTGTTCGTGCTGGCGATGGTGCTGCTGCGCAGCTCGCTCGCCGGATTCGGGCACTACGCGATCCATCGCGCCCAGAAGGGCATGAACAAGATCTACACGAACGCCTTCGACATCAACTATGTCGCACTGGCTTTCGTGACCGCCGACGGGCACGCGCTGCTGCATCACCCGCACACCCAGAGTGAAGTCGACATCAAGAAGAACGTCTTCACGATGATGATGCAGGTGCCGCGGCTGTACCGGATCCCGGTGCACACGCTGCACAAGTTCGGGCACACCGTCACCGGCATGACCATCCGGCTGCTCGACGTCGTCCGGCTCACCCGCAAGGTGGGGGTGAAGGAGATGTACGGCAGCATGCGCGGCGCGCTGCCGCACTTCATCGGCTCGTTCGGTATGCGTGCGCTGCTGCTGGGCGAACTGATCGTGTTCACCCTCGCGGGCGACTTCTGGGCCTGGGCACTGCAATTCGTGATCACCCTGTGGATCAGCACCTTCCTGGTGGTGGCCAGCCACGACTTCGAGGTGGAGACCGACGAGCTGCCGAAGTCCGACACCGAGGACTGGGCGATCAACCAGATCGAGCAGGCCTACGACCTCACCGTGATCGGCAACCGCTACGTCGACTGCTTCCTGGCCGCGGGCCTGAGCTCGCACCGGGTGCATCACGTATTGCCGTATCAGCGCAGCGGATTCGCCAACATCGCCACCGAGGACATCCTCCGCGAGGAGGCGGCGAAGTTCGGCGTCGAATGGCTGCCCGCCAAGAGCTTTTTCACCGATCGCTTCCCGAAGCAGATAAGCACCTACCTGTTGGCTCCCTCCCGGGAGGCCGAGGAGAAGAACTGGGGCTTCGTACGCGAGCACTTCTCACCGACGGCGCTGAAGACCTGCGCGACCTACACCGTCCAGGGCTTCACCGGGATCGGCACCGTCTGAACCGATTCCATCACCGCTCACCGACGCACCGTCCGGAGGCAGCGCCGCCGACCGCCATTCCTCGAAGGGAAACAACCACCATGTCCATCACCGTCGACGAGGGCGGCGCCCGTCCCGCCACCGAGCCCCGTCAGCGCATCCATCCCGACCTCGGCCACGCACACACCCCGATGCCGCCGGCGCCGCCGGTCACCATCGGCGTGGTCGAGGGCATCGCGACCGGCTCACCCGCGCAGATCGTGGACCAGGCCGAGGCGGCCGAACGGGTCGCCGCCCTGTTCACGGATCCGGCCCAGCGCGCCCGCATCGCCCGGGTCTACGAGAAGACCCGGATCACGACCCGGCGGATGGCGGTCGACCCGACCGCGCCCGAATTCCGGTCCTTCAGCAGACAGCCCGGCACGCTGCGGGAGCGGATGAACCTCTTCTACCGGCACGCCGCACCGCTGGCGGTGGACGTCGCGGGCCGCGCGCTCGCCGACTCCGGCGCGGCGGCCGCCGACATCGGGCTGCTGGTGTTCGTCACCAGCACCGGTTTCATCGCTCCCGGCGTGGATGTCGCGGTGCTGCGGGAGCTCGGACTCGCGCCGACCGTGGGGCGGGTGGTCGTGAACTTCATGGGGTGCGCGGCCGCCCTGAACGGCATTCGCACCGGCGTCGACTACGTGCGCGCACATCCGGACAAGAAGGCGCTGGTCGTGTGCCTCGAGTTGAGCTCGGTGAACGCCGTCTTCGCCGACGATGTCAACGACGTGATCATCCACAGCCTCTTCGGCGACGGATGCGGCGCGGTGGTGCTCGGCGCGAGCCAGGCCAGGCAGCCGCTGGCGCCGGGCCGGGTCGTGGTGCGCGACAGCTTCAGCCACCTGTTCGACGCCGCCGAGGACGGCATCGTGCTCGGGGTCAACCACAACGGCATCACCTGCGAGTTGTCGGAGAACCTGCCGCGGTACATCTACCGCGGGGTCGACCCGGTGGTGCGGGAAGTGCTGGCGCGCAACGGTCTGCGCAAGAGCGACATCGATCTGTGGGCGATCCACCCGGGCGGACCGAAGATCATCGAGGAATCGGTGCGCTCGCTGGGGCTTTCGTCCGAGCAGGCGGCGCCGAGCTGGGACGTGCTGGCCCGGCACGGCAACATGCTCTCGGTCTCGCTGATCTTCGTGTTGGAGCAGATGATCGCGCAGTCCGCGACCGCCGAACCCATCTCGACGGGTGTGGCGTTCTCCTTCGCGCCCGGGGTCACGCTCGAGGGCCTGATCTTCGACATCATCCGTCGCTGAGGCCGTCATGCAACTCCTCCGATTTCTCGTATCGATTTCCTGGGCGCGCATCGCCGCGGTCGTCGCCGCGGGCCTGGTGTGCGGTGCGGCCAACACCTATCTGGTCACCCTGATCAACGGGGTGGTCTCGCCCGCGCCGCATCCGCGGGTCACCCTGGCGCAGTTCGCGCTCACCGGGCTGGTGGTGCTGGTCAGCGGCCTGCTGTCGCAGGTGCTGCTGATCCGGTTGGCGCAGGACGCCATCTACCGGCTGCGGGCCGATCTGAGTTCGAGCGTGGTGGCCGCGCCGCTCGAGCATCTGGAACGGCTCGGCACGCACCGCCTGGTGGCCACCCTCACCGAGGACGTGCGGGCGCTCTCCCAGGCGGTGACGGCGATTCCGGCGATCTGCATCGACGTGGCGACCATCATCGGCTGCTTCGTCTACCTCGCGATGGTCTCCGGACCGATCTTCGCGATCACCATCGCGGGCACGCTGCTCGGGGTCGCCTGCGTCGAGCTGTTCCTCGGCCGGGTGCGGCGCATCTACCGTGACGCCAGGGAGAACGAGGACGCGCTGCTGCGTTCGTTCCAGTCGGTCACCCTGGGGATCAAGGAACTCAAGCTGCACCGCGGCAGGCGCCGCGACTTCATGGACCGGCATCTGCTCGGCGCCGCCCGCGACCTGCGCACGCAGAACGTCGACGCCGGCTCGAAGTTCTCGGTGGCCCAGGGGCTCGGCCAGCTGCTGCAACTGGCGACGATGGCGCTGATCCTGTTCGCGGTGGCCGCCGCGATGGACCTGCCGCGCGAGGTGATGATCGGCTACGTCCTGGTGACCACGTTCCTGGCGATGCCGATGCAGAACTTCATGCACCGCATCCCGGACCTGCTGCGCGGCGACGTGGCGCTGGCCAAGATCCGCGCGATGAACCTGTCGCTGGAGACCATGCACGACGAGGAGCAGCTGCCCTACGCGCAGCGTCCCGCCGTCGAGTCGGCCCGGCTCGAGCTCGCCGGGGTGGAGTACAGCTACCGGCAGGACGCGCCGCCGCAGTTCCCGCCGGGCCCGCCCGGACAGCATCCCGGCGGCAGGCCGCCGCTGCCGCCGCCCGGCGCCGGCGGGCTGCCGCCGCAGGGTCCGCCCGACGTGAACGGTCATCGCACGGTCAGCCACGCGGGCGCCGACGGCAGACCGGTACCGCTCGGACCGCCGCCGCCCGGCGCCGAGGACGAGTCCGGCTTCCGGCTCGGCCCGGTGGATCTGGTGTTCGAGCCGGGGCAGATCACCTTCGTGGTCGGCGGCAACGGCAGCGGCAAATCCACGCTGGCCAAGCTGATCACCGGACTGTATGTGCCGCGCGCGGGCACGGTGCGGCTCAACGGCGAACCGATCGACCACCAGAACATCGAGTGGTTCCGGCAGAACACCTCGGCGGTGTTCACCGACTTCCACCTCTTCGAGGAGTACCTCGGGTTCGACGGCCCTGGTGTCGACGACGAGGTGCGGCGGTACCTGCGCGAGTTGCGGCTCGACGACAAGGTGACGGTGCGGGACGGGAGGCTCTCGACCGTGGCGCTGTCGCAGGGTCAGCGCAAGCGGCTCGCGCTGCTGACGGCACTGCTGGAGGACCGGCCGATCTACGTGTTCGACGAGTGGGCGGCCGATCAGGAACCGAAGTTCCGCGAGGTGTTCTACCGGGAGATCCTTGACGGGCTCAAGCGGCGCGGGAAGACGGTCATCGTCATCACCCACGACGACCGGTACTTCGATCGCGCCGACCGGCTGGTGAAGCTGGATTTCGGCCGGGTGGTGGATCCGGTCACCGTGCCCGGCTGACACCCGCCGCGTCGCGATGCCGGTGACTCCGCCGACGGGCGGGGTCACCGGGCTCGGTCATCTCCGTCGGTTCCCGGCCGTCATCTCGGCCACCCGGGTGGCCAGGGTCGCGCCCGCCGCCCGCAGCGGCTCGGTGCTGCGCAACGCCCGGCACAGGATGAACGCGCCTTCCAGCGCGGCCAGGATCGCCAGGATCAGTTCCCGGGCGTGCGCCTCCGGCAGCCCGCGGCGCTGGAAGTACGCGGCCCCCTCGGCGACCCAGGAGCCGATCACCTCGGCCGTCACCGCACGCAGGCCGGGCTCGCTGTCGGCGATCTCGCCGGCCACGGTGCCGACCGGGCACATGTTGATCCAGCCGGTCTGCTCGATCTGGTCGGCCGCGGCGGCGAACGCGGCCGGGACGGCGTCGCGCAGGTCGGCGTGCTCGTCCATCAGCAGTGGGATCAGCTGCAGGTAGGCCGCGCCGGACTCGCGCAGGGCGGCGGCGGCCAGCTGGGGCTTGCCCTCGGGGAAGTGGTGGTAGAGCGAGCCCATCGGCGCGGCGGCGGCGACGGTGATCTGTTTGACGCTGGTGCCGTGGTACCCCCGCACGCGCAATTGCTCGGTCATCGCGGTGACCAGGCGTTCCCGCGTGCTGCTCGGCATCTTCCCGGTTGACATCTGCTCGGCCACGGTTCCAGACTAGAGCAAATACTCTAGAGCGATCGCTCGAATGGAGGCTCGGGATGCCGACCGTCGAACTCGCCGCGGGCAGGCTGCACTATGTGGAGCGGGGGGACGGGCCGCCCGTCGTCCTGCTGCACGGCCTGCTCATGAACCACACCGTGTGGGACGAGGTGCTCGACCTGCTGCCCACCGGATTCCGCTACGTCCTGCTCGACCTGCCGCTCGGCGCGCATCCCGAACCGCTGCGCCCCGGCGCCGACCTGAGCCTGCACGGACTCAACCGCCTGGTCGCGGACTTCCTGGCCGCCCTCGACCTGCGCGACGTGACCCTGGTGCACAGCGATTGGGGCGGTGCGCTGTTCCTCACCGCGTACGGCCTCGACGAACGGGTCGGTGGCCTCATCGCACTGCCCTGCGAAGCCTTCGGCAACTTTCCGCCCGGACTGCCGGGCCGGATGGCCGTGATCGCCACGCGCGTGCCGGGCGGCGTGCCGTTGGCGTTGCGGCAGTTGCGGATTCCGTGGTTGCGGCGCTCACCGCTGTTGTTCGGGTGGATGGCGCGCGGCGGGGTGTCCGACGAACTGGT
This sequence is a window from Nocardia farcinica. Protein-coding genes within it:
- a CDS encoding TetR/AcrR family transcriptional regulator, yielding MSTGKMPSSTRERLVTAMTEQLRVRGYHGTSVKQITVAAAAPMGSLYHHFPEGKPQLAAAALRESGAAYLQLIPLLMDEHADLRDAVPAAFAAAADQIEQTGWINMCPVGTVAGEIADSEPGLRAVTAEVIGSWVAEGAAYFQRRGLPEAHARELILAILAALEGAFILCRALRSTEPLRAAGATLATRVAEMTAGNRRR
- a CDS encoding alpha/beta fold hydrolase; its protein translation is MPTVELAAGRLHYVERGDGPPVVLLHGLLMNHTVWDEVLDLLPTGFRYVLLDLPLGAHPEPLRPGADLSLHGLNRLVADFLAALDLRDVTLVHSDWGGALFLTAYGLDERVGGLIALPCEAFGNFPPGLPGRMAVIATRVPGGVPLALRQLRIPWLRRSPLLFGWMARGGVSDELVHGWTEPGLRDPGIRRDLLAYARSGFHQRELIANTEALRRFSGPALILWSSAGKVMPREHGRGLAELIPDARLVEIDDAYVLSMLDQPRAVAAAMGSFLLAHRAVSDR